One part of the Paraglaciecola sp. L3A3 genome encodes these proteins:
- a CDS encoding ATP-binding protein, giving the protein MKVLLIEDNPDHLELIIECCYGAFTDSCQVETFDTLSAGLAALGSSIFDIALIDLSLPDSNIEATTQTLKQLQTTVPIIVLTSLQDGEVGRQLIKDGAQDFLPKGSLHDTLLQRMALYAIERKHHQVQLENRTLDQQTFCRSLSHDFKAPIRNVGQLTSLLKDRLTDRQVLDSEDHNLFEKIENRLHTMNRLVEGLYDYILTDHISAGNELVDLNQIIIELKPILFNDAKTQVSIHCDNLPIIHGNRAQIFMLVQNILENAIKYCEQEPVITITYEVIHVKTKLNEYLLHQIKICDNGIGIETRFINEIFEPFRRLHSESEYRGTGLGLSTVKRIMKNHNGKVLIESEKNKGTCITLQFP; this is encoded by the coding sequence ATGAAAGTATTATTGATTGAAGACAATCCCGATCATCTAGAGCTGATCATAGAATGTTGTTATGGCGCCTTTACTGACAGTTGCCAAGTCGAAACCTTCGACACGTTAAGCGCCGGTTTAGCAGCACTAGGATCTAGCATCTTCGACATCGCCCTAATTGATTTAAGTTTGCCAGACTCTAATATAGAAGCCACCACTCAAACGTTAAAACAACTACAAACAACAGTTCCGATAATTGTCCTGACTTCCTTACAAGATGGGGAGGTTGGTCGACAATTAATAAAAGATGGCGCTCAAGACTTTTTACCTAAAGGCAGCCTGCACGATACACTTCTGCAACGTATGGCCTTATATGCAATTGAACGCAAACACCATCAGGTACAACTAGAAAATAGAACCCTCGATCAACAGACCTTCTGTCGAAGTTTATCTCATGACTTTAAAGCACCGATTCGAAATGTTGGACAACTCACTTCACTGCTCAAAGATAGATTAACCGATCGCCAAGTGCTAGATAGTGAGGATCACAATTTATTTGAAAAAATCGAAAATCGATTACACACAATGAACCGTTTAGTAGAAGGTTTGTACGATTATATTCTAACGGATCATATCTCGGCTGGTAACGAGTTAGTCGACCTCAATCAAATTATCATTGAATTAAAACCTATTCTGTTTAACGACGCGAAAACTCAAGTTTCAATTCATTGTGATAATTTGCCTATCATACATGGCAACCGTGCCCAAATTTTCATGCTAGTACAAAACATCCTCGAAAATGCGATTAAGTATTGCGAACAAGAGCCGGTAATCACTATCACCTATGAAGTCATTCATGTGAAAACAAAGCTCAATGAGTATTTACTCCATCAAATAAAAATTTGTGATAATGGTATAGGTATTGAAACACGTTTTATTAACGAGATATTTGAACCTTTTCGCCGGTTGCATAGCGAATCAGAGTATCGAGGAACCGGCTTAGGCTTAAGTACTGTAAAGCGAATTATGAAAAACCATAATGGAAAAGTTTTAATTGAAAGTGAAAAAAATAAAGGAACATGCATCACTTTGCAGTTCCCTTAA
- a CDS encoding phytanoyl-CoA dioxygenase family protein, with the protein MIEDPKQLSRDYDSQGYFVIRQYFTEDEISSLRQTILKFHQAWKKDHQVFYEEEAFNSSLITGSEYLAPEDRVKLFNFISSTKMMAVVESLIPNSPAFMNTQLFFNPVNPQQKDFWHRDCQYDHNLEGQQKAIAETQVVHLRVPLFDELGMELVPGTHKRWDNAEEFNVRQEVKGKVSSDDLSTGEKIPLAAGDLLVFSADMIHRGLYGLDRLALDILVFDPQGDFVDYVDDDCLPDMAMLDKIHDPRLFVHTMQLKTFSKDQHCLDNPK; encoded by the coding sequence ATGATTGAAGACCCTAAACAATTAAGCCGTGATTATGATAGCCAAGGCTATTTTGTTATCCGGCAGTATTTTACTGAAGATGAAATATCATCCCTCAGACAGACGATCTTAAAATTTCATCAAGCTTGGAAAAAAGACCACCAAGTTTTCTATGAAGAAGAGGCATTTAATTCTTCGTTAATCACTGGCAGTGAGTATTTAGCCCCAGAAGACAGAGTAAAGTTATTTAACTTTATTAGCTCAACAAAAATGATGGCAGTGGTTGAATCGCTTATTCCGAACAGCCCTGCCTTTATGAATACTCAATTGTTTTTTAACCCAGTCAATCCGCAGCAAAAAGATTTTTGGCACCGAGATTGTCAATATGATCACAATCTAGAGGGCCAACAAAAAGCCATTGCTGAAACCCAGGTTGTGCATTTACGTGTGCCTTTATTTGATGAATTGGGTATGGAGTTGGTACCGGGTACTCATAAACGCTGGGATAATGCTGAAGAATTTAATGTGCGCCAAGAAGTCAAAGGCAAAGTCAGCAGTGATGATTTATCTACTGGTGAAAAAATCCCATTAGCGGCCGGTGACTTGTTGGTGTTTTCGGCCGATATGATCCATCGCGGTTTATACGGCTTAGACAGGTTAGCCTTAGATATCTTGGTATTTGATCCCCAAGGTGATTTTGTCGACTACGTGGATGACGACTGTCTACCAGATATGGCAATGCTGGATAAAATTCACGACCCAAGATTGTTTGTTCATACTATGCAGCTAAAAACATTCAGCAAAGATCAGCACTGTCTAGATAACCCTAAATAA
- the arfA gene encoding ribosome alternative rescue factor ArfA, whose translation MSKNKKPLAKANIGATDLGRGIIKDNFLAALVTSKLYKVQVVKAKKGKGSYQRKAKNIRQESYLIAA comes from the coding sequence ATGAGTAAAAATAAAAAGCCATTAGCGAAAGCTAATATTGGTGCAACAGATTTAGGTAGAGGAATTATCAAAGATAATTTTTTAGCCGCATTGGTTACTTCAAAACTATATAAAGTACAGGTAGTCAAAGCTAAAAAAGGTAAAGGTTCGTATCAGCGAAAGGCTAAAAATATAAGACAAG
- a CDS encoding response regulator encodes MKPLNIIVAEDNDDHAEMIVEALQDYNPDNKVVRFSNGDLLISHLQDLKRQNLAKHLLPNLILLDIKMPLLDGLEALKLIKADPAIKHIPIMMVSTSENSLDIEQSYRCGANSYIVKPFDYTDFARKICEVNRFWADISELPKA; translated from the coding sequence ATGAAACCATTAAATATCATAGTTGCTGAAGACAATGATGATCATGCTGAAATGATTGTCGAAGCACTACAAGATTACAATCCTGACAATAAGGTTGTTCGTTTCAGTAATGGAGACCTATTAATTTCACATTTACAGGATCTAAAAAGACAAAATCTGGCCAAACATCTTCTACCTAACTTAATTCTTTTAGATATAAAAATGCCTTTATTAGATGGTTTAGAAGCACTTAAATTAATAAAAGCGGATCCGGCTATCAAACATATTCCAATCATGATGGTTAGCACCTCAGAAAATAGTCTGGATATTGAACAGAGCTATAGATGCGGAGCCAATAGCTACATAGTTAAACCGTTTGATTACACAGATTTTGCCCGAAAAATCTGTGAAGTAAATCGCTTCTGGGCGGATATTAGTGAGTTGCCAAAAGCATGA
- a CDS encoding EAL domain-containing protein: MIEYRAQMPRTDHELRQAIDRLKQHAILHFDAQQLFMEMLREVGELTDSSFAIVLKQVDMDNNQPRHTCIAAQHRSNKGDWGNLDVNGLLHLDQSAKPFFDVLLQCKAMVLDRLGLRILNNFNSNWPSVERAMLIPMGVDKYNNYLICIGNSKKHYHTEEVQRLWPLLIHVSTQLQLLVSHSASKYSQKEQLLNKYSPQDNEVWRNIFYRLEKTSPLAMITLNSDKLICRVNESAENLLSIAGSELLQKPIEEFLVNHSIILQALKNTSAVNMASRMRSGLGSVLDVKLNLVPYEENNTKYDLVLIEKVESLTINQNAVAVALERFQVLASMLPMGILQTDAEWQTEYFNQRWLEITDCKVGDVYGLGWMQLFHPDEAEELLTQLHISISGGHEFIRECQMVYQQSYKWVMLHVTPIIDPKGEVKGLIATVGDFSKQHEAEERLREMAEKDPLTGLSNRACFFDRLDHALDRVERHGSLALLALDLDGFKHINDTLGHDVGDFILIEVAKRLRNCVRIEDTVCRVGGDEFLLIIEGLDDATIVASLAEKVLHELEEPYQLGSKEIFISTSIGISFSVTGRKCTSKTLLKQADLALYRAKDAGRNNYQYYSPELEQASRKKLELTNDLHRALGKQEFEVFYQAQIDIDSNKIKGFEALLRWQHPQKGMLSPTDFIPLLEESGLISNVSDWMCQHSFHQLRQWIDDGLLDHDAVMAVNISPRQFYDEHLVEQIYNAIVNANLSCANVVVEVTETLLLKEHSLIIKHLQNLHALGIKIALDDFGTGFSSLSYLKKFPIDIIKIDRSFIKDIATDESDSLITRAVIKLGESLGLTVLAEGVDSAPILALLKQWHCEKYQGYLVNQPVPANQIKALCAEHKEAFNNLKS; the protein is encoded by the coding sequence ATGATTGAATATCGGGCTCAAATGCCACGTACGGACCACGAACTACGTCAAGCAATCGACAGACTTAAACAACATGCTATTTTGCATTTTGATGCGCAACAATTGTTTATGGAAATGTTACGTGAAGTTGGGGAGTTGACTGACTCAAGTTTTGCAATAGTCTTGAAGCAAGTTGATATGGATAATAATCAACCTCGTCATACTTGTATTGCAGCGCAACATCGAAGCAATAAAGGGGATTGGGGAAATCTTGATGTTAACGGTTTATTACATTTAGACCAAAGTGCCAAGCCTTTCTTTGATGTGTTATTGCAATGTAAAGCTATGGTGTTAGATCGCCTCGGATTACGCATTCTCAACAACTTTAACTCCAATTGGCCTTCAGTAGAACGAGCCATGCTTATTCCTATGGGAGTTGATAAATATAATAATTATCTAATTTGTATTGGCAATTCTAAAAAGCACTACCATACAGAAGAAGTGCAAAGATTATGGCCATTACTGATCCATGTGTCGACTCAACTACAATTGTTAGTAAGTCATTCTGCGAGCAAGTACTCGCAAAAAGAACAATTATTAAACAAATATAGTCCACAAGATAATGAAGTATGGCGTAACATATTTTATCGATTAGAGAAAACTAGTCCACTGGCGATGATCACTCTTAATTCTGACAAGCTCATTTGTCGGGTCAATGAGTCTGCTGAAAATTTACTCTCTATCGCTGGCTCTGAGTTATTACAAAAACCAATCGAAGAGTTTTTAGTTAATCATTCCATTATTCTGCAGGCTTTAAAAAATACTAGCGCAGTTAATATGGCAAGTCGCATGCGCAGTGGGCTGGGTAGTGTGCTAGATGTGAAATTAAATCTTGTACCTTATGAAGAGAATAATACTAAATACGATTTAGTATTAATTGAGAAAGTTGAATCACTGACAATTAATCAAAATGCAGTGGCAGTAGCGTTAGAGCGCTTTCAAGTCTTAGCCTCAATGTTACCAATGGGAATTTTGCAAACCGATGCAGAATGGCAAACTGAATATTTTAATCAGCGTTGGTTAGAAATTACTGACTGTAAAGTGGGTGATGTATATGGTTTAGGCTGGATGCAATTATTTCATCCTGATGAAGCTGAAGAACTGTTAACCCAGTTACATATTAGTATTAGTGGTGGCCATGAATTTATTCGTGAATGCCAGATGGTATACCAGCAGAGCTATAAATGGGTGATGCTACATGTCACTCCCATTATTGATCCCAAAGGCGAAGTAAAAGGTTTAATCGCTACAGTTGGCGATTTTTCTAAACAACATGAAGCTGAAGAGCGTTTGCGTGAAATGGCTGAAAAAGATCCATTAACGGGCTTGTCTAATAGAGCTTGTTTCTTTGATCGACTGGATCACGCCCTTGATCGTGTTGAACGCCATGGTTCTTTAGCATTACTGGCATTAGATTTAGATGGTTTTAAACATATTAATGACACCCTAGGTCATGATGTGGGCGACTTCATATTAATTGAAGTGGCGAAAAGATTACGTAATTGTGTGCGTATTGAGGATACCGTGTGTCGAGTAGGTGGTGATGAGTTTTTACTGATTATCGAAGGGTTAGACGATGCAACAATAGTCGCCTCATTGGCCGAAAAAGTTTTACATGAACTTGAAGAGCCCTATCAATTAGGTTCAAAAGAGATTTTTATTTCAACCAGTATCGGCATTAGTTTTTCTGTCACAGGCCGTAAATGCACAAGTAAAACTTTATTAAAACAAGCTGACCTCGCTTTATATAGAGCGAAAGATGCGGGTCGAAATAACTATCAATATTACTCTCCTGAATTAGAACAGGCCTCTAGAAAAAAGCTGGAACTGACTAATGATCTGCATAGAGCCCTTGGTAAACAGGAATTTGAAGTGTTTTACCAAGCACAAATAGATATTGATAGTAATAAAATTAAAGGTTTTGAAGCCTTGTTACGTTGGCAACATCCTCAAAAAGGTATGTTGTCGCCAACTGATTTTATTCCATTGTTAGAAGAATCTGGGCTTATTTCAAATGTCAGTGATTGGATGTGTCAGCATAGTTTCCATCAATTACGCCAGTGGATAGATGACGGATTATTGGATCACGATGCGGTAATGGCAGTCAATATTAGTCCAAGGCAATTTTACGATGAGCATTTAGTTGAGCAAATATATAATGCTATCGTGAATGCAAATTTAAGCTGCGCCAATGTAGTCGTTGAAGTGACAGAAACCTTGTTACTTAAAGAGCACAGCCTGATTATAAAACATCTTCAAAACCTACATGCACTGGGTATTAAAATAGCCCTTGATGATTTTGGCACAGGTTTTTCTTCATTAAGTTATCTGAAAAAATTTCCTATCGATATCATTAAAATAGACAGAAGTTTTATTAAAGATATTGCCACCGATGAAAGCGATTCATTAATTACCCGAGCAGTGATTAAATTGGGCGAATCACTAGGCTTAACTGTGCTGGCCGAGGGGGTAGATTCTGCGCCCATATTAGCGTTATTAAAACAGTGGCATTGTGAAAAGTATCAGGGCTATCTGGTGAATCAACCTGTCCCTGCCAACCAAATTAAAGCCCTTTGTGCTGAACATAAAGAAGCATTTAATAATCTAAAAAGTTAA
- a CDS encoding chemotaxis protein CheB, whose protein sequence is MSNISVTDTSPTSSEPKSLFYVAVGASAGGLEALNEFVSALPKHASMAYMIVQHLSPDFDSLMDQLLQRRTDLKICTVTDGMEIEADTIYLMPPRTNMLMAEGKLILVDQVPHQGSNFPIDVFFRSVAADAQHRSVAVILSGTGSDGSRGIKDIKEAGGLTIVQDPEEAQFDGMPLCAIQTDLVDAVMLASDMPEYLVKVFGSKKAPEIVGDSIISHFDDKVLDRIYAHLLEGYDIDFSLYKPNTVKRRIERRMKIHDIEDLSEYSKLIIEYPQEAKTLTKEMLIGVTHFFRDVEAFDCLQHQVIPSIFDNTPANETIRVWTAGCSSGEEAYSIAMLFDEERQRRKSGHEIKIFASDVDANAIKEASAGVFSNNIAADVNAERLECYFLQIEGGYTVSPKLRHLVVFANHNLLKDPPFSNCQLVVCRNLMIYFQTKAQQNVLSMMQFSLRKDGYLFLGSSETLGDFKKNFKSINDKYRIYQKDQNIPRVNNLFTLPVNNKDRKSPPSIERILNHYQQPKEINHMPALEALINDFIPACVIMSEQLEVIHLYGDLQPYTKPLQQGRFSAKIGDYLLEGLAMAVTTAIHKVVKLKEAVRFKDIQYESLKGEIATVDVVALYVPSTKSSNTYVAVGFSPSTITSPLKQVSVAYDDQIEPQKRIDDLEEALRHNQYHLSATIEELETTNEELQSTNEELMASNEELQSTNEELQSVNEELYSVNSEYQEQIEETTKLNLDIENIIKSADIGFIFLDDAMVIRRFSPIAKQHINLIESDIGRPFHHISHSLKYEGLLKEISAVINDEKTIEKEVSTVANTQMLIKLAPYLDKTNTAQGCVISLTDISQMQILKKNLANSYAELKDIMAINFTSSEEFVDILVVDDNDVDLLAIESTLQSINSKNGTYKIHCVTSFNEAKAFIQQQKIDLCLLDYKLGGYDGLELVRELNEVEDRPAFILFSGAVNDELTKSAIQLGIYDVIDKADISPSLLELSIKYSLRHKKTEAYLNTLV, encoded by the coding sequence ATGTCAAATATTAGCGTCACAGATACTTCACCAACCAGCAGCGAACCAAAATCGTTATTTTATGTAGCTGTGGGTGCATCTGCAGGTGGTTTAGAAGCATTAAATGAGTTTGTTTCAGCATTGCCAAAACATGCTTCTATGGCTTATATGATAGTGCAACATTTGTCGCCTGACTTTGACAGTTTAATGGATCAGCTCTTGCAACGTCGCACCGATCTTAAAATTTGCACTGTTACCGATGGGATGGAAATTGAGGCAGACACTATTTATTTAATGCCACCACGTACTAATATGTTAATGGCAGAAGGAAAATTAATTTTAGTCGATCAAGTTCCTCATCAAGGCAGTAATTTTCCAATTGATGTGTTTTTTAGGTCAGTAGCCGCTGATGCTCAACATCGCAGTGTCGCTGTTATTTTGTCTGGTACTGGGAGTGATGGTAGTCGTGGTATCAAAGACATTAAAGAGGCGGGTGGGCTAACAATTGTTCAAGATCCTGAAGAAGCGCAGTTTGATGGTATGCCATTATGTGCCATTCAAACTGATTTAGTGGATGCTGTGATGTTGGCTAGTGACATGCCTGAATACTTAGTTAAAGTATTTGGTTCAAAGAAAGCACCTGAAATCGTCGGTGATTCAATCATAAGTCACTTTGATGATAAAGTTTTAGATAGGATCTATGCCCATCTATTAGAAGGCTATGATATCGATTTTAGTTTATATAAGCCAAATACGGTTAAACGTCGAATTGAACGACGAATGAAGATTCATGATATTGAAGATTTATCAGAGTATTCAAAATTAATAATTGAATATCCACAAGAAGCCAAAACACTCACTAAAGAGATGCTCATTGGGGTGACGCATTTTTTTAGAGATGTAGAGGCATTTGATTGTTTACAGCATCAGGTTATTCCTAGTATTTTTGATAATACACCAGCTAATGAAACGATCAGAGTGTGGACCGCAGGTTGCTCTAGCGGCGAAGAAGCTTATTCAATTGCCATGTTGTTTGATGAAGAACGACAGCGCAGGAAAAGCGGTCATGAAATTAAAATATTTGCCTCTGACGTTGATGCTAATGCCATTAAAGAAGCAAGTGCGGGTGTGTTTTCAAATAATATTGCAGCAGATGTAAATGCAGAACGTTTAGAGTGTTATTTTCTACAAATTGAAGGCGGTTATACCGTATCTCCAAAATTAAGGCATTTAGTGGTATTTGCTAATCATAACTTACTTAAAGATCCACCATTTTCAAATTGTCAGTTGGTGGTCTGTCGTAACCTAATGATTTATTTTCAAACTAAAGCACAACAAAATGTGCTGTCCATGATGCAGTTTTCGTTACGTAAAGATGGCTATTTATTTTTGGGTAGTTCTGAAACCTTGGGCGACTTTAAGAAAAACTTTAAGTCGATTAATGATAAGTATCGTATCTATCAAAAAGATCAAAACATTCCAAGAGTGAATAATTTATTTACTTTGCCAGTCAATAATAAAGATCGTAAGAGCCCACCTAGTATTGAAAGAATTTTAAATCATTACCAGCAGCCGAAAGAAATTAACCATATGCCAGCCTTAGAAGCATTAATTAATGACTTTATTCCTGCTTGCGTGATTATGAGCGAACAGTTGGAAGTGATTCATTTATATGGTGATTTGCAGCCCTACACTAAGCCGTTACAACAAGGACGCTTTAGTGCCAAAATTGGCGATTATTTATTAGAAGGCTTGGCCATGGCGGTAACAACCGCTATTCACAAAGTGGTGAAGCTAAAAGAAGCGGTTCGTTTTAAAGATATCCAGTATGAGTCTTTAAAGGGTGAAATCGCCACTGTGGATGTTGTCGCGCTCTATGTGCCTAGCACTAAAAGTAGTAATACTTATGTTGCTGTGGGTTTTAGTCCCTCTACAATTACGAGTCCTTTAAAACAAGTTAGTGTGGCTTATGATGACCAAATTGAACCGCAGAAACGAATAGATGATTTAGAAGAAGCTTTGCGTCATAACCAATATCATTTGAGTGCCACAATTGAAGAATTGGAAACCACCAATGAAGAGTTGCAAAGTACCAATGAAGAATTGATGGCTTCGAACGAAGAGCTACAAAGTACCAATGAAGAATTGCAATCAGTTAATGAAGAGTTATATAGCGTTAATAGTGAATATCAGGAGCAAATTGAAGAAACCACTAAGTTAAATCTAGATATCGAAAATATTATTAAGTCAGCGGATATTGGTTTTATATTTTTGGATGATGCTATGGTTATTCGCCGGTTTTCTCCCATTGCTAAGCAACATATTAATTTAATCGAGTCTGATATAGGTCGGCCGTTCCATCATATTTCCCATAGTTTAAAATATGAGGGGCTATTAAAAGAAATATCTGCGGTTATCAATGATGAAAAAACGATTGAGAAAGAAGTCAGCACAGTCGCTAATACGCAAATGCTGATTAAACTGGCGCCTTATTTGGATAAAACCAATACTGCCCAAGGCTGTGTTATTTCACTGACAGACATTAGCCAAATGCAAATATTGAAAAAGAACCTTGCTAATAGTTATGCAGAGCTTAAAGATATTATGGCCATTAACTTTACCTCAAGTGAAGAGTTTGTGGATATCTTGGTTGTGGATGACAATGATGTGGATTTGTTAGCAATAGAGTCGACCTTACAAAGCATTAACAGTAAAAATGGAACATATAAAATTCATTGTGTTACTAGTTTTAATGAAGCTAAAGCGTTTATTCAGCAGCAGAAAATTGATTTATGTTTACTTGATTACAAACTGGGTGGCTACGATGGTTTAGAATTGGTAAGAGAATTAAATGAAGTTGAAGATAGACCCGCTTTCATTTTATTTTCTGGTGCAGTGAATGACGAGTTAACCAAAAGTGCTATTCAACTAGGTATTTATGATGTCATTGATAAAGCTGATATTTCTCCATCATTATTGGAACTTAGTATTAAATATTCATTACGACATAAAAAAACCGAAGCTTATCTGAATACTTTGGTGTAA